In the Clostridium beijerinckii genome, one interval contains:
- a CDS encoding response regulator transcription factor — MLEVYTGKKSIFGIIYAYIFDSIAKSKLYGREIAKKSLLKAIELAEKDHIVMCFVELAPHILPLLESIKNESAYVKCLIPKCKEYNQIYLKRYCNLEKIELTPREIEIMKLVYHGYKQSEISDKLNIALVTVKKHIASVYCKLNVRNKTIAINQLKEKGII; from the coding sequence ATGTTGGAAGTTTATACGGGTAAAAAAAGTATATTTGGAATAATATATGCATACATATTTGATTCAATCGCAAAGTCCAAGCTATATGGAAGAGAAATTGCAAAAAAGTCCCTGCTAAAAGCCATTGAACTAGCAGAAAAAGACCACATTGTAATGTGTTTTGTTGAATTAGCCCCACATATATTACCATTACTCGAATCTATTAAAAATGAAAGTGCGTATGTAAAATGTTTAATCCCAAAGTGCAAAGAATATAATCAGATATATCTAAAAAGATATTGTAATTTAGAAAAAATAGAGTTGACTCCAAGGGAGATTGAGATAATGAAATTGGTATATCATGGATATAAGCAATCTGAGATTTCAGATAAACTAAATATTGCTTTAGTTACTGTGAAAAAACATATTGCATCTGTTTATTGCAAGTTAAATGTGAGAAACAAAACAATAGCAATTAATCAATTGAAAGAAAAAGGTATAATATAA
- a CDS encoding PTS transporter subunit EIIB encodes MITDFGKIARELFNLVGSEENILCVENCMTRLRLRLKDTKKVDVGILKKIESVRGIVETREQFQIIIDGTAARILISEFINIYKTRK; translated from the coding sequence ATGATCACAGATTTTGGTAAGATAGCAAGGGAACTTTTTAATTTGGTTGGATCAGAAGAAAATATTTTGTGTGTAGAAAATTGCATGACTAGATTAAGATTGAGATTAAAGGACACTAAAAAAGTGGATGTTGGAATTTTAAAAAAGATAGAAAGTGTACGTGGCATTGTAGAGACAAGGGAACAATTTCAAATTATTATTGATGGTACTGCTGCAAGAATATTAATTAGTGAGTTTATTAATATATATAAGACAAGAAAGTAA